One Paracidovorax avenae ATCC 19860 genomic region harbors:
- a CDS encoding L-rhamnose mutarotase yields the protein MQRMGMVIGIKPEHIDEYKRLHAAVWPAVLARLAEAHVRNYSIFLREPENLLFGYWEYHGTDYAADMEAIAQDPETRRWWTFCGPCQEPLASRQPGEHWAHMEEVFHVD from the coding sequence ATGCAGAGAATGGGTATGGTGATCGGGATCAAGCCCGAGCACATCGACGAATACAAGCGCCTGCACGCGGCCGTCTGGCCCGCCGTGCTGGCGCGGCTGGCCGAGGCGCATGTGCGCAACTACAGCATCTTCCTGCGCGAGCCGGAGAACCTGCTGTTCGGGTACTGGGAGTACCACGGCACCGACTACGCCGCCGACATGGAAGCCATCGCCCAGGATCCGGAAACCCGCCGCTGGTGGACCTTCTGCGGCCCCTGCCAGGAGCCGCTGGCAAGCCGCCAGCCCGGCGAACACTGGGCCCACATGGAGGAGGTGTTCCATGTCGACTGA
- a CDS encoding UxaA family hydrolase codes for MSTDALATQSLLILNDRDNVAVARTELGAGMELRLAGGEVLEVMATVPAGHKIALRPIAKGDAVLKYGQVIGAASTPIGAGEHVHVHNVEMGDSSPTHLVGRAYVPTDPVEQPATFMGYVRADGRVGTRNYIGVISSVNCSATVCKAIAQAFTGPALGAYPGVDGVVAITHGTGCGMSGEGEGIELLRRTLSGYIAHPNFAAVLVIGLGCEVNQVEGLTGRLPLPEGRVRTMTIQDAGGTREAIAQGIDIVRDMAAAASGARRTQVPASHLVVGLQCGGSDGYSGISANPVLGAAVDMLVRHGGTAILSETPEIYGAEHLLTARAASAEVAERLMARLAWWEAYTQRNGANMNNNPSPGNKAGGITTILEKSLGAVAKGGGSGLMDVVEYAQPVHSRGLVFMDTPGYDPVSATGQVAGGANLICFTTGRGSTYGCKPTPSLKLATNTALFRNMGMDMDFNAGDVVDGTLGIAQAGRHLFELMLATASGDRTLSETHGLGDNEFVPWQLGAVM; via the coding sequence ATGTCGACTGATGCACTGGCGACGCAGTCGCTGCTCATCCTGAACGACCGCGACAACGTGGCTGTCGCGCGCACCGAACTCGGCGCGGGCATGGAGCTTCGGCTGGCCGGCGGCGAAGTACTGGAGGTGATGGCCACTGTGCCCGCCGGCCACAAGATCGCACTCAGGCCCATCGCGAAGGGCGATGCCGTGCTGAAGTACGGCCAGGTCATCGGCGCTGCCAGCACGCCGATCGGGGCCGGCGAGCACGTGCATGTGCACAACGTCGAGATGGGCGACTCCAGCCCCACCCACCTGGTGGGCCGCGCCTACGTCCCGACCGATCCCGTGGAGCAGCCTGCGACCTTCATGGGCTACGTCAGGGCCGATGGGCGCGTCGGCACGCGCAACTACATCGGCGTCATTTCTTCGGTGAACTGCTCCGCCACGGTCTGCAAGGCCATCGCGCAGGCCTTCACGGGCCCGGCGCTCGGTGCCTATCCGGGTGTGGACGGTGTCGTCGCCATCACGCACGGCACCGGCTGCGGCATGAGCGGTGAAGGCGAAGGCATCGAACTCCTGCGCCGCACGCTCAGCGGCTACATCGCCCACCCCAATTTCGCCGCGGTGCTGGTGATCGGACTGGGCTGCGAGGTCAACCAGGTCGAGGGCCTGACCGGCCGCCTGCCGTTGCCGGAAGGCCGGGTGCGCACCATGACCATCCAGGACGCCGGTGGCACCCGCGAGGCCATCGCCCAGGGCATCGATATCGTGCGCGACATGGCAGCGGCGGCATCCGGCGCCCGGCGCACTCAGGTGCCGGCATCGCACCTCGTGGTGGGGCTGCAGTGCGGCGGATCGGACGGCTACTCGGGCATCAGCGCCAACCCGGTACTGGGCGCGGCGGTCGACATGCTGGTGCGCCACGGCGGCACGGCCATCCTGTCGGAAACACCCGAGATCTATGGCGCCGAGCATTTGCTGACGGCGCGCGCCGCATCGGCCGAAGTGGCAGAACGCCTGATGGCGCGCCTGGCCTGGTGGGAGGCCTACACCCAGCGCAACGGCGCGAACATGAACAACAACCCCTCGCCCGGCAACAAGGCCGGCGGCATCACCACCATCCTCGAGAAATCGCTGGGCGCGGTGGCCAAGGGCGGTGGCAGCGGGCTGATGGATGTGGTCGAATACGCGCAGCCCGTGCACAGCCGGGGCCTGGTGTTCATGGACACCCCCGGCTACGATCCGGTGTCGGCCACCGGCCAGGTCGCGGGCGGTGCCAACCTCATCTGTTTCACTACCGGGCGGGGATCGACCTACGGGTGCAAGCCCACGCCGTCGCTCAAGCTCGCCACCAACACCGCGCTGTTCCGCAACATGGGCATGGACATGGACTTCAACGCCGGCGACGTGGTGGACGGAACGCTGGGCATCGCGCAGGCGGGCCGCCATCTTTTCGAACTGATGCTCGCCACGGCGTCCGGCGACCGCACGCTGAGCGAGACGCACGGTCTGGGCGACAACGAATTCGTGCCCTGGCAGCTCGGCGCGGTGATGTGA
- a CDS encoding ABC transporter permease → MNDRRKDLIQKFAALAGLLLLVLVFSLTSEAFFTVGNGMTVALQVTSIALLGVGATFVIIAGGIDLSVGSVLALAGVLAALAVKAGMPVPIGMALGILAGAACGAINGLLVTQAKLPPFIATLGMMLVARGVALQITGARAVSGLGESFGELGNGSLFRIERIDAQGFPDVTFPGIPYPVVLMVVIAVAASILLTRTRLGRHIHAVGSNAEAARLSGVKVNAVVLFTYVVSGALAGLTGCVLMSRLVTAQPNEGVMYELDAIAASVIGGTSLIGGVGTISGTAIGSFVIGILRNGLNMNGVSAFTQQIIIGLVILLTVWIDQLRNRK, encoded by the coding sequence ATGAACGACCGCCGTAAAGATCTCATCCAGAAGTTCGCCGCGCTGGCCGGATTGCTCCTGCTCGTGCTGGTCTTCTCCCTCACGAGCGAAGCCTTCTTCACCGTCGGCAACGGCATGACGGTGGCGCTCCAGGTCACGTCGATCGCGCTGCTGGGCGTGGGCGCCACCTTCGTGATCATCGCCGGCGGCATCGACCTCTCCGTGGGCTCGGTGCTGGCGCTGGCCGGGGTGCTGGCGGCACTGGCCGTGAAGGCCGGCATGCCGGTCCCCATCGGCATGGCGCTCGGCATCCTCGCCGGCGCGGCCTGCGGCGCGATCAACGGCCTGCTGGTGACCCAGGCGAAGCTGCCGCCCTTCATCGCCACGCTGGGCATGATGCTGGTCGCGCGCGGCGTGGCGCTGCAGATCACCGGGGCCCGCGCCGTGTCCGGCCTGGGCGAATCCTTCGGCGAGCTGGGCAACGGCTCGTTGTTCCGCATCGAGCGCATCGACGCCCAGGGCTTCCCGGACGTCACCTTCCCGGGCATTCCGTACCCGGTGGTGCTGATGGTCGTCATCGCCGTCGCGGCGTCCATCCTGCTCACCCGCACACGCCTGGGGCGGCACATCCACGCCGTCGGTTCCAACGCGGAAGCGGCCCGCCTGTCGGGCGTGAAGGTGAATGCCGTGGTGCTGTTCACCTACGTGGTCTCCGGCGCCCTGGCGGGCCTGACCGGCTGCGTGCTGATGTCGCGCCTCGTGACGGCCCAGCCCAACGAAGGCGTGATGTACGAACTCGACGCCATCGCGGCCTCCGTGATCGGCGGCACCTCGCTGATCGGCGGCGTGGGAACCATCTCGGGGACCGCCATCGGCTCGTTCGTGATCGGCATCCTGCGCAACGGGCTGAACATGAACGGCGTGTCGGCCTTCACCCAGCAAATCATCATCGGACTGGTCATCCTGCTCACCGTGTGGATCGACCAGCTGCGCAACCGGAAATAG
- a CDS encoding amidohydrolase family protein, with amino-acid sequence MSRAARVDAHQHFWKLAERRGSWPPPELTAIHRDFGPADLEPHRRQAGIDGTVAVQSMPNENDTRYLLHLAAENPFIWGVVGWVDMKATGAAEHIAELAAAHPKLRGFRPMLQDLPDDDWIADARVDAAAQAMAEQHLVFDALVLTRHLEALETFVARHPRLQIVLDHGAKPPIATGETGPWLQHIARLAAFPNVACKLSGLLTEAGDTPTEAALRPCVQALWQHFGSDRLLWGSDWPVLRLAGGYGQWHAMSHSLLRAIDPSITPSALDAVFGGNAMRIYGLDSPSTH; translated from the coding sequence ATGAGCCGGGCCGCCCGGGTGGACGCCCACCAGCACTTCTGGAAGCTGGCCGAGCGCCGCGGCAGCTGGCCCCCGCCCGAGCTGACGGCGATCCACCGCGACTTCGGACCCGCGGACCTCGAGCCGCACCGCCGGCAGGCCGGCATCGACGGCACCGTGGCCGTGCAGTCGATGCCCAACGAGAACGACACCCGCTATCTGCTGCACCTGGCAGCGGAAAACCCTTTCATCTGGGGCGTCGTGGGCTGGGTGGACATGAAGGCAACCGGAGCGGCCGAACACATCGCCGAGCTCGCGGCCGCCCATCCGAAGCTGCGCGGGTTCCGGCCCATGCTGCAGGACCTGCCGGACGATGACTGGATCGCCGATGCGCGCGTGGACGCCGCGGCCCAGGCGATGGCGGAGCAGCACCTGGTGTTCGACGCCCTCGTGCTGACCCGCCACCTGGAGGCGCTGGAAACCTTCGTGGCCCGGCACCCCCGGCTGCAGATCGTGCTGGACCACGGCGCCAAGCCGCCCATCGCCACCGGCGAGACCGGGCCCTGGCTGCAGCACATCGCCCGCCTGGCGGCTTTCCCGAATGTGGCCTGCAAGCTGTCCGGCCTGCTGACGGAAGCCGGCGATACCCCGACCGAGGCCGCGCTGCGCCCCTGCGTGCAGGCGCTCTGGCAGCACTTCGGCAGCGACCGGCTGCTCTGGGGCAGCGACTGGCCGGTGCTGCGGCTGGCCGGCGGATACGGGCAATGGCACGCCATGAGCCACTCGCTTCTCCGCGCCATCGATCCATCGATCACCCCAAGCGCGCTGGACGCCGTCTTCGGCGGCAACGCGATGCGCATCTACGGGCTGGACAGCCCATCCACCCACTGA
- a CDS encoding aldo/keto reductase: MKVTETRRIGEGPARLTRFGVGCGTLAGLYKPTSEADARATLQAAWDAGLRYFDTAPFYGHTLSEHRVGAFLREQPRDAFVISTKVGRLMRPDSSVQPMDNGWAAPLPFRPDYDYSYGGVMRSFEDSLQRLGLQRIDLLFVHDIGTYTHGDRNAGHWKALTAQGGFRALEELRADGRIAGFGLGVNEAQVILDSLQETRLDCSLLAGRYTLLEQHSLPLMNTCQRLGSAIVIGGPFNSGLLVGNGKFDYADAPADMLARAQALDEACAAHGVALPAAALQFPMAHGAVASCVSGARNPAQLDQTVGWFEQDIPAALWADLQQQGLIAEGCPVPGAAP, encoded by the coding sequence ATGAAGGTCACAGAAACACGCCGCATCGGCGAAGGCCCCGCACGGCTCACGCGCTTCGGCGTGGGTTGCGGCACGCTGGCCGGGCTGTACAAGCCCACGTCCGAGGCAGACGCCCGGGCCACGCTGCAGGCGGCATGGGATGCCGGCCTGCGCTACTTCGACACCGCCCCTTTCTACGGGCACACGCTGAGCGAGCACCGCGTGGGCGCCTTCCTGCGCGAGCAGCCCCGCGATGCCTTCGTCATCAGCACCAAGGTCGGCCGGCTGATGCGCCCCGATTCCTCCGTGCAGCCGATGGACAACGGCTGGGCCGCCCCGCTGCCGTTCCGCCCGGACTACGACTACAGCTACGGCGGCGTCATGCGCTCGTTCGAGGACAGCCTGCAGCGGCTCGGCCTGCAGCGCATCGACCTGCTGTTCGTGCACGACATCGGCACCTACACCCATGGCGACCGGAACGCCGGGCACTGGAAGGCCCTCACGGCACAAGGCGGCTTCCGCGCGCTGGAAGAGCTCCGGGCCGATGGCCGCATCGCCGGCTTCGGCCTGGGCGTCAACGAAGCCCAAGTCATCCTCGACAGCCTGCAGGAGACGCGGCTGGACTGCTCCCTGCTCGCCGGGCGCTACACGCTGCTGGAGCAGCATAGCCTGCCGCTCATGAACACATGCCAGCGGCTCGGCAGTGCCATCGTCATCGGCGGTCCGTTCAACTCCGGGCTGCTGGTGGGCAACGGCAAGTTCGACTATGCGGATGCGCCGGCGGACATGCTGGCGCGTGCCCAGGCGCTGGACGAGGCGTGCGCCGCGCACGGCGTGGCCCTGCCAGCGGCCGCGCTGCAATTTCCGATGGCCCATGGCGCCGTGGCATCGTGCGTCTCCGGCGCGCGCAACCCGGCCCAGCTGGACCAGACCGTGGGCTGGTTCGAGCAGGACATTCCCGCAGCGCTCTGGGCCGACCTGCAGCAGCAAGGCCTGATCGCGGAAGGCTGCCCCGTTCCCGGAGCCGCGCCATGA
- a CDS encoding mannitol dehydrogenase family protein: protein MTGFPILQFGTSRFLQAHVDLFVSEAAHAGQALGGITVVQTTGNPQSSARTAALARAEGYEVIVRGLVKGTPFEQRKRSTSVREALDTATGWQAVRERVRGPVQVIVSNTGDSGWALSDQDGPQLLARGSPAPQSFPAKLAVLLHDRWISQPQAPLTVLPCELVSRNGDRLRDLVVSIARSWNSPQGPIDWLQTHVVWGNSLVDRIVSEALEPVGAVAEPYALWAIERQPRLQLPCRHGAIVVTDDLARFERLKLFLLNLGHTVLADLWLRQDARDEGMTVQQAMNSPGMRDPLEAVWTQEVLPLFDALGEGDMARSYLDDLRDRLLNPFLQHRLADIAQNHEQKKARRIRPVVEMGGTQCPPIAQPLLRGVLHP from the coding sequence ATGACCGGTTTTCCCATTCTGCAGTTCGGCACCAGCCGCTTCCTGCAGGCGCACGTGGATCTGTTCGTGTCGGAAGCGGCACATGCCGGCCAGGCGCTCGGCGGCATCACCGTGGTGCAGACCACCGGCAATCCGCAAAGCTCGGCGCGGACCGCCGCGCTGGCCCGCGCCGAAGGCTACGAAGTGATCGTGCGCGGCCTCGTCAAGGGCACACCGTTCGAGCAACGCAAGCGCTCGACCTCGGTGCGCGAGGCACTCGATACCGCCACCGGCTGGCAGGCGGTCCGCGAACGGGTGCGGGGGCCCGTGCAGGTCATCGTGTCCAACACCGGCGACTCGGGCTGGGCCTTGTCGGACCAGGACGGTCCGCAGCTGCTGGCGCGGGGCAGCCCGGCGCCTCAGTCGTTTCCGGCCAAGCTCGCCGTGCTGCTGCACGACCGGTGGATCTCCCAGCCCCAGGCGCCGCTCACCGTGCTTCCCTGCGAACTGGTCTCGCGCAATGGGGACCGCCTGCGCGACCTGGTGGTTTCCATCGCCCGGTCCTGGAACAGTCCGCAAGGGCCCATCGACTGGCTGCAGACGCATGTGGTCTGGGGCAATTCGCTGGTCGATCGCATCGTCTCGGAAGCGCTGGAGCCGGTGGGTGCCGTCGCGGAGCCCTACGCCCTCTGGGCCATCGAGCGCCAGCCCCGCCTGCAGCTGCCTTGCCGGCATGGCGCCATCGTGGTGACCGACGACCTCGCCCGGTTCGAGCGCCTGAAGCTGTTCCTGCTCAACCTGGGCCACACCGTCCTCGCCGACCTGTGGCTCAGGCAGGACGCAAGGGACGAAGGCATGACGGTGCAGCAGGCCATGAACTCCCCCGGCATGCGCGATCCGCTCGAAGCCGTTTGGACGCAGGAGGTGCTGCCGCTCTTCGATGCGCTGGGCGAAGGCGATATGGCCCGCAGCTACCTGGACGACCTTCGCGACCGGCTGCTGAACCCGTTCCTGCAGCACCGCCTGGCCGACATCGCGCAGAACCACGAACAAAAGAAGGCACGCCGCATCCGGCCGGTGGTCGAGATGGGTGGCACGCAGTGCCCCCCGATAGCCCAGCCGCTGCTGCGCGGCGTACTCCACCCCTGA
- a CDS encoding ABC transporter substrate-binding protein, producing MKKIVTRLLGLTAIALACGTASAGEIAVIVKTVNSTFWQNVNKGAEDAIKDVKGHTMTFSGPASESAIAEEVNLVENAVNRKVAGIVLAPSDPDALIPALKKAWEARIPVVLIDSMVSDAGKNYYQSFLSTDNKLAGELCAKQLIARIGTTGKVAVMSYVAGAGSEIGRVGGFKDYIQKNSKLQIVGPFYSQSQMATAMNQTTDVLASHPDLKGLFAANEPTAVGAGRALVQSGKAGKVVAIGFDGNDDLQKFVKDGTFEAIAVQGSYQMGHLGVKTIADILGGKKVPKAIDTGVVMVNKDNIDKPEAKKVLY from the coding sequence GTGAAGAAGATCGTGACCCGCTTGCTGGGTTTGACCGCCATCGCCCTGGCGTGCGGCACCGCGTCGGCCGGTGAAATCGCCGTGATCGTCAAGACCGTCAATTCGACGTTCTGGCAGAACGTCAACAAGGGCGCGGAGGACGCCATCAAGGACGTCAAGGGCCATACCATGACGTTCTCCGGCCCCGCTTCCGAATCGGCCATCGCCGAGGAGGTGAACCTGGTCGAGAACGCGGTGAACCGCAAGGTGGCCGGCATCGTGCTCGCCCCCTCGGATCCGGATGCGCTCATCCCGGCCCTCAAGAAAGCCTGGGAGGCCCGCATTCCCGTCGTGCTGATCGACTCGATGGTGTCCGACGCCGGCAAGAACTACTACCAGTCGTTCCTGTCCACCGACAACAAGCTGGCCGGCGAGCTCTGCGCGAAGCAACTCATCGCCAGGATCGGCACCACGGGCAAGGTCGCGGTCATGTCGTACGTTGCCGGTGCCGGCTCCGAGATCGGGCGCGTCGGCGGCTTCAAGGACTACATCCAGAAGAACTCCAAGCTGCAGATCGTCGGCCCCTTCTACTCGCAGTCGCAGATGGCGACCGCGATGAACCAGACCACCGACGTGCTGGCTTCGCACCCCGACCTCAAGGGCCTCTTCGCGGCCAACGAGCCGACCGCCGTCGGCGCCGGCCGGGCGCTGGTGCAGTCCGGCAAGGCCGGCAAGGTGGTGGCCATCGGCTTCGACGGCAACGATGACCTGCAGAAGTTCGTGAAGGACGGCACGTTCGAGGCGATCGCCGTGCAGGGCTCCTACCAGATGGGCCACCTCGGCGTCAAAACCATCGCCGACATCCTCGGCGGCAAGAAGGTGCCCAAGGCGATCGACACCGGCGTGGTGATGGTCAACAAGGACAACATCGACAAGCCTGAAGCGAAGAAGGTTCTCTACTGA
- a CDS encoding sugar kinase — MNETDFDVVTIGEAMVLFAAQAPGALESVTRFQRFSAGAELNVAIGLARLGLRVGYLSRLGDDSFGRSLLGAMRQEGVCTTLVETTPAQPTGFMLKSRSDDGSDPQVEYFRRGSAASAMGPQDLHRLAAVRARHLHLTGISPALSPGCRELVFETLRWARGQGMGISFDPNLRPRLWPSAKEMARTVNALAGLSDIVLPGVTEGRMLTGRDSPPDIARFYLDAGAGEVLVKLGAEGAWCACRNGTASHVPGFAVDKVIDTVGAGDGFAVGVISARLEGLDLHAAARRANAIGARVVQFPGDSDGLPTRAQLEEALDAHGVD; from the coding sequence ATGAACGAAACCGATTTCGACGTGGTGACGATCGGCGAGGCGATGGTGCTCTTCGCCGCGCAGGCGCCCGGCGCGCTCGAAAGCGTGACACGTTTCCAGCGTTTCAGCGCTGGCGCGGAGCTCAACGTGGCCATCGGCCTCGCGCGCCTGGGGCTGCGCGTGGGCTACCTCAGCCGCCTGGGCGATGACTCCTTCGGCCGCAGCCTGCTCGGTGCGATGCGCCAGGAAGGCGTCTGCACCACCCTGGTCGAGACGACACCGGCACAGCCGACAGGCTTCATGCTCAAGTCCCGCTCCGACGATGGCAGCGATCCGCAGGTGGAGTATTTCCGGCGCGGATCGGCTGCCAGCGCGATGGGGCCGCAAGACCTGCATCGTTTGGCCGCCGTCCGTGCGCGGCACCTGCACCTGACCGGCATCAGCCCGGCCCTGTCACCCGGTTGCCGCGAACTCGTGTTCGAAACCCTGCGCTGGGCGCGCGGCCAGGGCATGGGCATCTCGTTCGACCCGAACCTGCGGCCTCGCCTCTGGCCCTCGGCAAAAGAGATGGCCCGCACGGTCAACGCGCTCGCGGGCCTGAGCGACATCGTGCTGCCGGGCGTCACGGAAGGACGGATGCTGACGGGCCGGGACAGCCCCCCGGACATCGCCCGGTTCTATCTCGACGCGGGCGCAGGCGAGGTCCTGGTGAAGCTCGGCGCCGAGGGAGCGTGGTGCGCATGCCGGAACGGCACCGCGTCCCATGTTCCGGGTTTTGCGGTGGACAAGGTCATCGACACCGTCGGCGCCGGAGACGGCTTTGCCGTCGGCGTGATCAGCGCCCGCCTGGAAGGGCTCGACCTGCACGCTGCCGCCCGGCGCGCCAATGCGATCGGCGCCCGCGTGGTGCAGTTTCCCGGCGACAGCGACGGGCTGCCCACGCGGGCCCAGCTCGAAGAGGCCCTGGACGCGCACGGCGTGGACTGA
- a CDS encoding sugar ABC transporter ATP-binding protein, with the protein MPLLKLEGIRKGFDGTPVLHGVDFEVHAGEVHALCGENGAGKSTLMKIMSGVYQPDGGSIAFRGDPVRFPTTQVAEGLGIVIIHQELNLIPHLSVAENIYLAREPRRGWFIDRARLRTDAQRCLDRLGVSIGPDVLVKSLSVAQQQMVEIAKALSMNATVLIMDEPTSSLTESETTQLFKVIHELKAGGVGVVYISHRLDEMAQIVDRVTVLRDGRCAGCCAFSETTVDGIVAMMVGRALEDKFPPRTRQLQPETILEVRDLHRRSVFAPVSFDLQRGEILGFAGLMGAGRTEVARALFGADPKDGGSVRLHGQELAIRSPSDAIRQGIAYVSEDRKADGLAVKMTVAQNITLAHMGAVCGRAGFVDSSAETAAAQHFIQSLGIRTSGPHQVARLLSGGNQQKVAISKWLFRQARVFIFDEPTRGIDVGAKYSIYELMDRLAAEGVGVILISSELPEIMGLTDRVAVFHEGRLTKVLRTQDTHQEEIMHYASGCGTAGAAPAASPAPVRLSALEPIAP; encoded by the coding sequence ATGCCGCTCCTGAAGCTCGAAGGAATCCGCAAGGGTTTCGACGGCACGCCCGTGCTGCACGGCGTGGATTTCGAAGTCCACGCAGGCGAAGTGCATGCCCTGTGCGGCGAGAACGGCGCAGGCAAGTCCACCCTCATGAAGATCATGAGCGGGGTGTACCAACCCGATGGCGGAAGCATCGCCTTCCGCGGCGACCCGGTGAGGTTCCCCACGACCCAGGTGGCCGAGGGGCTGGGAATCGTCATCATTCACCAGGAACTGAACCTGATCCCGCACCTGTCGGTGGCGGAAAACATCTACCTGGCACGCGAGCCCCGGCGCGGCTGGTTCATCGACCGGGCACGGTTGCGCACGGATGCGCAGCGGTGCCTCGACCGGCTGGGGGTGAGCATCGGCCCGGATGTGCTGGTGAAGTCGCTGTCGGTGGCCCAGCAGCAGATGGTCGAGATCGCCAAGGCCCTCTCGATGAATGCCACGGTCCTGATCATGGACGAGCCGACCTCGTCACTGACCGAATCGGAGACGACACAGCTGTTCAAGGTCATCCACGAACTCAAGGCCGGCGGTGTGGGCGTCGTCTATATCTCCCACCGCCTCGACGAGATGGCGCAGATCGTGGACCGGGTGACCGTGCTGCGCGACGGCAGGTGCGCCGGCTGCTGCGCCTTCTCCGAGACCACGGTGGACGGCATCGTGGCGATGATGGTGGGGCGTGCGCTGGAAGACAAGTTCCCGCCGCGCACCCGCCAGCTGCAGCCGGAGACGATCCTGGAAGTGCGCGACCTGCACCGCAGGAGCGTTTTCGCCCCCGTGAGCTTCGATCTCCAGCGCGGCGAGATCCTCGGGTTCGCAGGCCTCATGGGCGCGGGGCGCACCGAGGTCGCCCGGGCCCTCTTCGGCGCCGACCCCAAGGATGGCGGCTCGGTCCGCCTGCACGGCCAGGAGCTCGCCATCCGCAGCCCCAGCGACGCGATCCGCCAGGGCATCGCCTACGTATCGGAAGACCGGAAGGCCGATGGCCTGGCGGTGAAGATGACGGTGGCGCAGAACATCACGCTGGCCCACATGGGCGCGGTGTGCGGGCGCGCCGGGTTCGTCGATTCCAGCGCCGAAACCGCGGCCGCGCAGCACTTCATCCAGTCGCTCGGCATCCGAACCTCGGGCCCGCACCAGGTCGCCAGGCTGCTCTCCGGCGGCAACCAGCAGAAGGTGGCCATCAGCAAGTGGCTGTTCCGCCAGGCCCGCGTGTTCATCTTCGATGAACCCACGCGCGGCATCGACGTGGGCGCCAAGTATTCGATCTACGAGCTCATGGACCGCCTGGCCGCCGAGGGCGTCGGCGTGATCCTGATCAGTTCGGAACTGCCCGAAATCATGGGCCTGACCGACCGCGTCGCCGTCTTCCACGAAGGGCGCCTCACGAAGGTGCTGCGAACCCAGGACACCCATCAGGAAGAAATCATGCATTACGCGTCCGGCTGCGGCACGGCCGGTGCCGCGCCCGCAGCGTCCCCCGCCCCCGTGCGCCTCTCCGCCCTCGAACCGATTGCCCCATGA
- a CDS encoding zinc-binding alcohol dehydrogenase family protein → MLTIICESPKNLQALEQPLPARAAGEVLLRVKRVGVCGTDLHIFTGNQPYLAYPRVMGHELSGVVEEADAGSGLAPGDPVYVMPYLSCGHCVACRQGKTNCCVRIQVLGVHRDGAMTEFLSVPQGFVHKAEGITLDQAAMLEFLAIGAHAVRRGAVAAGQRVLVVGAGPIGLAAMIFSRLRGAQVTAIDGRQDRLDFALQKVGVASAVALGDGDEAELSRLTGGEFFDVVFDATGNAGAMERGFRFIAHGGRYVLVSIVQGDIQFSDPEFHKREATLLSSRNATTEDFETVMAAMRAGQVPDKALATHRMALGDVPAQFAGLLDPGAGVIKAIVEC, encoded by the coding sequence ATGCTGACCATCATCTGCGAATCCCCGAAGAACCTCCAGGCCCTGGAGCAACCGCTGCCGGCCCGTGCCGCGGGCGAAGTGCTGCTGCGCGTGAAACGCGTGGGCGTGTGCGGCACCGACCTGCACATCTTCACCGGCAACCAGCCCTATCTGGCGTATCCGCGCGTCATGGGGCATGAACTCTCCGGCGTGGTCGAAGAGGCCGATGCAGGCAGCGGCCTGGCCCCGGGCGACCCCGTCTATGTGATGCCGTACCTGTCGTGCGGGCACTGCGTGGCCTGCCGGCAGGGAAAGACCAACTGCTGCGTGCGCATCCAGGTGCTCGGCGTGCACCGCGATGGCGCGATGACCGAGTTTCTCTCGGTGCCGCAGGGCTTCGTCCACAAGGCCGAAGGCATCACCCTGGACCAGGCGGCGATGCTGGAGTTTCTTGCCATCGGCGCCCATGCCGTGCGCCGCGGCGCCGTGGCGGCCGGCCAGCGCGTGCTCGTCGTGGGCGCGGGCCCCATCGGGCTGGCCGCGATGATCTTCTCCAGGCTGCGCGGTGCCCAGGTCACGGCCATCGACGGGCGCCAGGACCGGCTGGATTTCGCCCTGCAGAAGGTGGGTGTCGCATCGGCCGTGGCGCTGGGCGATGGGGACGAGGCGGAACTCTCCCGGCTCACCGGCGGTGAATTCTTCGACGTCGTGTTCGATGCCACCGGCAACGCCGGCGCGATGGAACGGGGCTTCCGCTTCATCGCGCACGGTGGCCGCTACGTGCTCGTCTCGATCGTGCAGGGCGACATCCAATTCTCCGACCCCGAGTTCCACAAGCGCGAAGCCACGCTGCTCAGCAGCCGCAATGCCACGACGGAAGATTTCGAGACCGTCATGGCAGCCATGCGCGCCGGCCAGGTGCCGGACAAGGCCCTGGCGACGCACCGCATGGCGCTGGGCGACGTGCCGGCGCAATTCGCCGGCCTGCTCGACCCTGGGGCCGGGGTCATCAAGGCCATCGTGGAATGCTGA